One Methylomonas sp. LL1 DNA window includes the following coding sequences:
- a CDS encoding SDR family oxidoreductase, whose protein sequence is MASILVVGCGDVGYRVALALRGLGHRVVGLKRQPPPAPSSFPILTADIRRASTLTAVSTEFDLLLFIVSPGSREPDAYRAVYEIGLNNLLTHFATAGRAPKWLMVSSTSVYGQNRGEWVDESSVTEPQSATAQWLVAAEQRLWMADASHCVVRFSGIYGPGRDWLLRRAALGESIQQQPPTYTNRIHRDDCVAALVFLIEKQLAGAGLQSCYLASDNEPVPLWDVMCWIADQYQYPTPTALTMPADTGQNKRCSNARLAALGYVFLYPSYRDGYLKPPKPEAV, encoded by the coding sequence TTGGCCAGCATTCTAGTCGTCGGTTGCGGCGATGTCGGTTACCGGGTGGCGCTGGCTTTGCGAGGGCTGGGGCATCGGGTAGTCGGGCTTAAGCGACAGCCGCCGCCGGCGCCATCCTCCTTTCCCATCCTGACCGCCGATATTCGGCGAGCTTCCACGCTGACTGCTGTATCCACCGAATTTGATCTGCTGTTATTTATCGTCTCGCCCGGCAGTCGAGAACCGGATGCTTATCGGGCCGTGTACGAGATTGGCTTGAATAATCTGCTGACACACTTTGCCACGGCCGGGCGGGCGCCGAAATGGTTGATGGTTTCGTCAACCAGTGTCTACGGCCAAAATCGCGGCGAATGGGTGGATGAATCCAGCGTCACCGAACCTCAATCGGCCACCGCGCAGTGGCTGGTTGCGGCCGAGCAACGTTTATGGATGGCCGACGCCAGTCATTGTGTGGTTCGATTCTCTGGCATCTACGGCCCCGGCCGCGACTGGTTGTTACGGCGGGCGGCACTAGGCGAAAGCATTCAACAACAACCGCCCACCTATACCAATCGCATACATCGCGACGATTGTGTGGCGGCGCTGGTATTTTTAATCGAAAAACAATTGGCCGGCGCCGGCTTGCAGTCTTGCTATCTAGCCAGTGATAACGAGCCGGTGCCGTTGTGGGATGTGATGTGTTGGATCGCCGATCAATACCAATATCCCACGCCCACGGCCTTGACCATGCCGGCCGACACCGGGCAAAACAAGCGTTGTAGCAATGCGCGGCTCGCCGCGCTGGGTTATGTATTTTTGTATCCAAGCTACCGCGACGGCTATCTGAAGCCGCCAAAGCCGGAGGCTGTCTAA
- a CDS encoding sulfite exporter TauE/SafE family protein translates to MENSMEGMDHSVHAMNHMDHAMHGMAEVASATGFDYSLAFVAGFLGSGHCLGMCGALVSGYFMKTGKNKSYLPYFAYQFSRISVYTAVGVLAASLGVVLVSSGMFGKLQSILQMLIGCVVIILALGILGWIPWQGSIRLIPMQVLRKGYASASQKGPVLGAMTAGLLNGLMPCPLTFAMAVKATTATSLLEGGALMLAFGAGTLPMMLFISVAFGKMSAKLRGFMYKSAAAIMMFMGLNTIHKGLSFYLDEDFRHSTFLMMVKTKLDAFDVFIGQTMDYIAGMISAIQSM, encoded by the coding sequence ATGGAAAACAGTATGGAGGGCATGGATCATTCCGTGCATGCGATGAACCACATGGATCATGCGATGCACGGCATGGCGGAGGTCGCATCCGCCACCGGTTTTGACTATTCGCTGGCCTTTGTCGCCGGCTTTTTAGGCAGCGGCCATTGTTTGGGCATGTGCGGGGCGTTGGTATCCGGTTATTTCATGAAAACCGGCAAAAACAAGAGTTATTTGCCGTATTTTGCCTACCAATTCAGCCGCATCAGTGTGTATACCGCGGTTGGCGTGCTGGCGGCCTCGCTGGGAGTAGTGCTGGTGTCCAGCGGCATGTTCGGTAAGTTGCAAAGCATTTTGCAAATGTTGATCGGCTGTGTGGTGATCATCCTGGCCTTGGGCATTTTAGGCTGGATACCCTGGCAGGGCTCGATCCGTTTGATCCCGATGCAAGTGCTGCGAAAAGGCTACGCCAGTGCCAGCCAAAAAGGCCCGGTATTGGGCGCGATGACGGCAGGATTATTAAACGGCCTGATGCCGTGCCCCTTGACCTTTGCGATGGCGGTAAAAGCCACCACAGCCACCAGCTTGCTGGAGGGTGGCGCACTGATGCTGGCCTTTGGCGCCGGCACCTTGCCGATGATGCTGTTTATCAGCGTGGCCTTCGGCAAGATGAGCGCAAAGTTGCGCGGCTTTATGTACAAGTCCGCGGCCGCGATCATGATGTTCATGGGCCTCAATACCATCCATAAAGGTCTGAGCTTTTATCTGGACGAGGATTTCAGGCACAGTACCTTTCTGATGATGGTCAAAACCAAGCTGGATGCGTTCGACGTATTCATAGGTCAAACCATGGATTACATTGCCGGCATGATCAGCGCGATTCAGTCCATGTGA